GGAAAGCTTTGGATGGTGGATCGTCATCACCGCCTCCGAGCCTTGCTCGAAATGGTTCCAACGATCACGACTTACGGCTACGTGATCGACGACCTAACCAGTGACAGCAGGGAGGAGGCTCTCCAGGCCCTGCACGACAAAGGCTGGCTCTATCTTCACGACGGTAGAGGCAATGGCCCGTGGCCAGCGAAAGACCTGCCCGACACCTTGCTTGGCCTCCAGGATGACCCTTACCGCAGCCTGGTTTGGAAACTGAAGCAGGAGGGGGTGATCAAGCCACAGCCCTTGATTCCTTATCACGAGTTCCGTTGGGGCCTCTGGTTGCGCACTCGACCCATGCCTCCATTCAGCTCCAAACATTTGGATCCAGCCCTGCCTGCAGCACGCAGGCTTGCTCGCTCATCAGCGGCATCCCACCTGGCTGGCTGGAAGGGCGGTGATCCTTAACGACGACGTCGAGAGTCAATCTGCAACAGATCC
The window above is part of the Synechococcus sp. WH 8020 genome. Proteins encoded here:
- a CDS encoding ParB-like protein; translation: MAVADLHPTQMCVGMAEVWNRQRDFREESSEERRRYLNRKPVPLVRNQSGKLWMVDRHHRLRALLEMVPTITTYGYVIDDLTSDSREEALQALHDKGWLYLHDGRGNGPWPAKDLPDTLLGLQDDPYRSLVWKLKQEGVIKPQPLIPYHEFRWGLWLRTRPMPPFSSKHLDPALPAARRLARSSAASHLAGWKGGDP